In one Trichlorobacter lovleyi SZ genomic region, the following are encoded:
- a CDS encoding 4Fe-4S dicluster domain-containing protein has protein sequence MNKNIDLNNLQNEGVENVPMQERRDFLKMGLAITGIFAGGTLFSAISTFNSAHASDFAKKYPYKPHYSMVMQQHRCIDCERCMEACVATNHVPQVHGAYRTTILEKETPDAVGGKREFIPILCNQCNLPQCTRVCPTKATYKDKTTGIVLMDIKKCIGCLTCQEGCPYNARYFNEHKKAVDKCNFCWDTRLSKGEKDTACAHACPADVRVFGDLSNQEDRVFKIVHQIERPVWVLRPEAGTRPNVFYTKG, from the coding sequence ATGAATAAAAACATAGATCTGAACAATCTGCAGAACGAAGGGGTCGAGAACGTACCGATGCAGGAGCGCCGGGATTTCCTCAAGATGGGTCTGGCCATTACCGGTATTTTTGCCGGCGGCACCCTGTTTTCCGCCATCTCAACCTTCAACAGCGCCCACGCCTCTGACTTTGCCAAGAAATACCCCTACAAGCCCCATTACAGCATGGTGATGCAACAGCACCGCTGTATCGACTGCGAGCGCTGTATGGAGGCCTGCGTGGCCACCAACCATGTGCCGCAGGTACACGGGGCCTACCGCACCACCATCCTTGAAAAGGAAACTCCGGATGCCGTGGGCGGCAAGCGTGAATTTATTCCAATTCTCTGCAACCAGTGCAACCTTCCGCAATGTACCCGGGTCTGCCCCACCAAGGCCACCTACAAGGACAAGACCACCGGCATCGTGCTGATGGATATCAAAAAGTGCATCGGTTGTCTGACGTGCCAGGAAGGCTGTCCCTACAACGCCCGCTACTTCAACGAGCACAAAAAGGCGGTTGACAAGTGTAACTTCTGCTGGGATACCCGCCTTTCCAAAGGTGAAAAAGACACGGCCTGTGCCCACGCCTGTCCGGCAGACGTGCGCGTCTTTGGTGACCTGTCAAACCAGGAAGACCGGGTCTTCAAAATCGTCCACCAGATCGAGCGTCCGGTATGGGTTCTACGGCCCGAGGCAGGCACCCGTCCCAACGTGTTCTATACCAAAGGATAA
- a CDS encoding cytochrome c3 family protein translates to MTIRTLFMTAVAALSLAAGVAVAASYPEAPIVYDKPVRGVIFSHKVHVDKGLGCDMCHNHLFEQQAKKVQANKDFVMESLYQGKYCGACHNGSLAFASNTRCATCHIGVKGDERSKNGGKAEKKGH, encoded by the coding sequence ATGACGATACGCACACTGTTTATGACCGCTGTAGCCGCACTGTCCCTGGCAGCCGGAGTTGCCGTTGCCGCCAGCTACCCTGAGGCTCCGATCGTCTATGACAAGCCGGTTCGTGGAGTGATCTTCTCCCACAAGGTTCACGTTGACAAAGGCCTGGGCTGTGACATGTGCCACAACCACCTCTTTGAACAGCAGGCCAAAAAAGTTCAGGCCAATAAGGACTTCGTCATGGAGTCGCTCTACCAAGGAAAATACTGCGGCGCCTGCCACAACGGCTCGTTGGCCTTCGCCTCCAACACCCGCTGCGCCACCTGCCATATTGGCGTAAAAGGAGATGAGCGTTCAAAGAATGGCGGCAAGGCGGAGAAAAAGGGGCACTAA
- the trxB gene encoding thioredoxin-disulfide reductase — translation MAEMQHHRLIILGSGPAGYTAAVYAARANLNPVLIAGLQPGGQLTTTTEVDNWPGDFEGVQGPDLMERMRQHAERFNTQIIYDTIVSTDLTQRPFILQGDGGRYSCDALIIATGASARYLGLPSEEAFKGKGVSACATCDGFFYRNKPVAVIGGGNTAVEEALYLANIASHVTVVHRRDQFRSEKILADKLKARAAEGKVTIEWFHVLDEVLGDAMGVTGMRIKDVRDGSTKEIKLDGVFVAIGHSPNTAIFDGQLEMKDGYLRTKGGSDGFATQTSIPGIFAAGDVQDYTYRQAITSAGTGCMAALDAERYLDGLGG, via the coding sequence ATGGCTGAGATGCAACATCATCGTCTGATCATCCTTGGTTCCGGCCCTGCCGGGTATACGGCTGCTGTCTATGCGGCCCGGGCAAATCTGAATCCGGTCCTGATCGCCGGTCTGCAGCCTGGTGGGCAGCTGACCACAACTACCGAGGTAGATAACTGGCCCGGTGATTTTGAAGGGGTGCAGGGACCGGATCTGATGGAGCGGATGCGTCAGCATGCCGAACGATTCAATACACAGATCATCTATGACACAATTGTGAGTACAGACTTGACGCAGCGCCCCTTTATCCTGCAGGGGGATGGTGGCCGCTACAGCTGTGATGCCTTGATTATTGCCACCGGCGCTTCGGCCCGCTACCTGGGGCTGCCGTCTGAAGAGGCCTTCAAAGGGAAAGGTGTCTCAGCCTGTGCCACCTGTGACGGTTTTTTCTATCGCAACAAGCCGGTCGCGGTGATCGGCGGCGGCAATACCGCCGTTGAGGAAGCCCTGTACCTGGCCAACATCGCCAGTCATGTGACGGTGGTGCATCGTCGTGATCAGTTTCGTTCTGAAAAGATCCTGGCAGACAAGCTGAAGGCGAGGGCTGCAGAGGGCAAGGTCACCATCGAGTGGTTTCATGTCCTTGATGAGGTCCTTGGTGATGCCATGGGGGTGACAGGTATGCGGATCAAGGATGTTCGCGACGGTTCCACCAAGGAGATCAAGCTGGATGGCGTGTTTGTTGCCATCGGCCACTCACCCAACACTGCAATCTTTGATGGTCAGCTGGAGATGAAGGACGGTTACCTCAGGACTAAAGGCGGCTCCGACGGCTTTGCCACCCAGACCAGCATTCCCGGTATCTTTGCTGCCGGTGATGTGCAGGATTATACCTACCGTCAGGCCATTACCTCGGCCGGTACCGGCTGCATGGCGGCCCTGGACGCTGAACGCTATCTGGATGGGCTTGGCGGGTAA
- the flaF gene encoding flagellar biosynthesis regulator FlaF: MSQTALNSYTSMQKETLSGRELEASVLTRAGLMLKQVQENWAAPDRDEKLLEAIKFNQKVWSFFQAELSDPENPLPTALKQDILNLSLFIDKRLFEVMADPDKDKLTIVVDIDFNIAAGLRTKAE; encoded by the coding sequence ATGAGCCAGACAGCACTTAACAGCTACACCAGTATGCAGAAAGAGACCCTTTCAGGTCGCGAGCTTGAGGCGTCGGTACTGACCCGTGCCGGTCTGATGTTAAAGCAGGTGCAGGAAAACTGGGCTGCGCCAGACCGTGATGAAAAGCTGCTTGAGGCGATTAAATTCAACCAGAAGGTCTGGAGTTTCTTTCAGGCCGAACTTTCCGATCCGGAAAACCCGCTGCCAACAGCCTTAAAGCAAGACATTCTCAATCTAAGTCTTTTTATTGATAAACGGCTCTTTGAAGTGATGGCTGATCCTGACAAGGACAAGCTGACTATTGTGGTGGATATAGACTTCAATATCGCCGCAGGATTGCGAACCAAGGCGGAATAA
- a CDS encoding tetratricopeptide repeat protein, with the protein MAFDFSDNVQKMFSALTSAADLRTNVANTLLSSGINLMQSQKYSEAASAFRQAAAMQPDLTEAYTYQGDAYARLGKRKEAIDAYKMSLKVDKTQDTVYTTLAGVYIDNGQKSEAEKVLKDGIKQNNQNTLAYYMLGQLQAQNGDYTSAEANFRQVIKLEPKDGNGYYALGMALNGQEKYDEAVEALQKATDLKADFSPALLELGRAYAGLGEKDKAQEIVDTLTEIATSDSLLSAEELAAEIKQPKISYYNSTKSSLKLDLSAVNLVALSSAFMEPSATKDFTVKFAFDSEMDISSVVDPLNWRISKASGGTTGLYNNGLYSARDTSVPYLPKSVSYDPTTRQATLTFTLRQKADTNGGTFDPITEGGILDPSHLVFKFLGKDANGKSMDPTADQYEAWKGEVF; encoded by the coding sequence CAGAAAATGTTTTCTGCGCTGACTTCTGCAGCAGACCTTCGCACAAATGTCGCTAATACCTTGCTTTCGAGTGGTATCAATCTGATGCAGAGCCAGAAGTACAGCGAGGCCGCCTCAGCTTTCAGGCAGGCCGCTGCCATGCAGCCCGATCTTACCGAGGCTTATACGTATCAGGGCGATGCTTATGCCCGCCTGGGTAAGCGTAAAGAGGCGATTGATGCCTACAAGATGTCTCTGAAGGTGGATAAGACCCAGGATACGGTTTACACCACTCTGGCTGGTGTCTATATTGATAATGGTCAGAAGAGCGAGGCTGAAAAGGTTCTCAAGGACGGCATTAAACAGAATAATCAGAACACCTTGGCATATTACATGCTGGGTCAGTTACAGGCTCAAAATGGGGATTATACTTCGGCCGAGGCCAATTTCCGGCAGGTTATCAAGCTGGAGCCCAAGGACGGCAACGGTTATTATGCCTTGGGAATGGCGCTGAACGGACAGGAAAAATACGACGAAGCAGTTGAGGCACTTCAAAAGGCCACAGATCTCAAGGCAGATTTTTCGCCGGCTCTGCTTGAACTCGGCAGGGCGTACGCAGGGCTTGGAGAAAAGGACAAGGCCCAGGAAATTGTTGATACGCTGACTGAAATTGCCACGTCAGATTCGTTGCTCTCAGCTGAAGAGCTGGCTGCAGAGATCAAGCAGCCAAAGATTTCCTACTACAACAGTACCAAGAGCTCTTTGAAGCTTGATTTGTCGGCTGTGAATCTGGTGGCACTTTCGTCGGCGTTTATGGAGCCCAGTGCAACTAAAGACTTTACCGTAAAATTTGCCTTTGATTCAGAAATGGATATCAGCTCAGTGGTGGACCCGCTGAACTGGCGGATCAGCAAGGCATCTGGTGGTACCACAGGTCTCTACAACAATGGATTATACAGCGCACGGGATACCTCGGTGCCTTATCTTCCCAAAAGTGTCTCCTATGATCCGACAACCCGACAGGCAACCCTGACCTTTACGCTACGTCAAAAGGCAGATACCAACGGAGGTACTTTTGATCCTATAACTGAAGGAGGCATTCTTGATCCCAGCCACCTTGTCTTTAAATTTTTGGGGAAAGATGCGAACGGTAAGTCGATGGATCCGACTGCTGATCAGTATGAAGCCTGGAAAGGCGAAGTGTTTTAG